Proteins from a genomic interval of Aureimonas sp. AU20:
- a CDS encoding DUF1127 domain-containing protein — protein sequence MTLASKTPVPSVDGLAQSVRTGFLALAAIVRTIRNRRAAYRMSELPDYLLNDIGLKRDDVHEALHADWREDPTYRLAIRAGQRRRSL from the coding sequence ATGACGCTTGCATCGAAGACCCCCGTTCCCTCCGTGGACGGTCTCGCCCAGTCGGTCCGCACCGGCTTCCTCGCGCTCGCGGCGATCGTCCGCACGATCCGCAATCGCCGGGCCGCCTACCGGATGTCGGAACTGCCCGACTATCTCCTGAACGATATCGGTTTGAAGCGCGACGACGTCCACGAGGCGCTCCATGCCGACTGGCGCGAAGACCCGACCTATCGGCTGGCCATCAGGGCAGGACAGCGGCGCCGCTCGCTTTGA
- the xseA gene encoding exodeoxyribonuclease VII large subunit: protein MSDLMEAAASNVAEYSVSELSGALKRTVEDAFGHVRVRGEISGYRGPHSSGHAYFALKDDKARLEAVVWRGSFGKLAFKPEEGLEVIATGKLTTFPGSSKYQIVIEAMEPAGAGALMALLNERRLKLEAEGLFATDRKRALPFLPRVIGVVTSPTGAVIRDIRHRIADRFPLHVLVWPVRVQGETSAAEVAAAIAGFNALPDGGKIPRPDLLIVARGGGSLEDLWGFNDEAVVRAVAESAIPLISAVGHETDWTLIDHAADRRAPTPTGAAEMAVPVRAELLAVLAAIEARSGAAISRTLQAERRAVANLARALPSPDMLLALPRRRLDEADSALERNQRLGLGERRRRLAEAGLQLSPSRLQGAIRDKRADLRHLDSALVHRLDTALRQQRHTLERLGAALRPHVVTQRGAEARHRLITASDRLDRAFATRQAQRRAALAGAWRVASSLDPRQVLERGYAIIRGENDVPITRAEDLVPGSSFEIEFARGHRRAAIAAAPDADAVPTARPARGAKRAKREQIEENQGDLF from the coding sequence ATGAGCGATCTCATGGAAGCGGCCGCCAGCAATGTGGCGGAATATTCCGTCTCGGAACTCTCCGGCGCGCTCAAGCGCACGGTGGAAGACGCGTTCGGCCATGTGCGGGTGCGCGGCGAGATTTCGGGCTATCGCGGCCCGCACTCCTCCGGCCACGCCTATTTCGCGCTGAAGGACGACAAGGCCCGGCTGGAGGCCGTGGTCTGGCGCGGCTCCTTCGGCAAGCTCGCCTTCAAGCCCGAGGAAGGGCTGGAGGTCATCGCCACCGGCAAGCTGACCACCTTCCCCGGCTCGTCCAAATACCAGATCGTCATCGAGGCGATGGAGCCGGCAGGCGCGGGCGCGCTGATGGCGTTGCTCAACGAGCGGCGGCTGAAGCTCGAGGCCGAGGGGCTCTTCGCCACCGATCGCAAGCGCGCGCTGCCCTTCCTGCCGCGCGTCATCGGCGTCGTCACCTCGCCGACCGGCGCGGTGATCCGTGATATCCGGCATCGCATCGCCGACCGCTTCCCGCTCCATGTCCTGGTCTGGCCGGTGCGGGTGCAGGGCGAGACCTCGGCGGCCGAGGTCGCGGCGGCGATCGCCGGCTTCAACGCTTTGCCGGACGGCGGCAAGATTCCGCGCCCGGACCTCCTGATCGTCGCGCGCGGCGGCGGCAGCCTGGAAGACCTCTGGGGCTTCAACGACGAGGCGGTGGTGCGGGCCGTGGCCGAGTCCGCCATTCCGCTGATCTCGGCGGTCGGCCACGAGACCGACTGGACCTTGATCGACCACGCGGCGGATCGGCGCGCGCCGACGCCCACCGGCGCGGCCGAAATGGCGGTTCCGGTGCGGGCCGAGCTTCTGGCGGTGCTGGCCGCGATCGAGGCGCGCAGCGGCGCGGCCATCTCGCGCACACTGCAGGCCGAGCGGCGCGCGGTCGCCAATCTCGCCCGCGCCCTGCCCTCGCCCGACATGTTGCTGGCCCTGCCGCGCCGACGCCTGGACGAGGCCGACAGCGCGCTGGAGCGCAACCAGCGCCTAGGCCTCGGCGAACGTCGCCGGCGCTTGGCCGAGGCCGGGCTGCAGCTTTCGCCCTCGCGCCTCCAAGGTGCGATCCGCGACAAGCGGGCGGACCTGCGCCATCTCGACTCCGCCCTGGTGCACCGGCTCGACACCGCCCTGCGCCAGCAGCGCCATACGCTGGAGCGCCTGGGCGCGGCCCTGCGCCCGCATGTGGTGACGCAGCGCGGCGCCGAGGCGCGCCATCGCCTCATCACCGCCTCCGACCGGCTCGACCGCGCCTTCGCCACCCGGCAGGCGCAGCGGCGCGCGGCGCTGGCCGGCGCCTGGCGTGTCGCCTCCAGCCTCGACCCGCGCCAGGTGCTGGAGCGCGGCTACGCCATCATTCGCGGCGAGAACGACGTGCCGATCACCCGCGCCGAGGATCTGGTGCCCGGTTCGAGCTTCGAGATCGAGTTCGCGCGCGGCCACCGCCGCGCCGCCATCGCCGCCGCGCCCGACGCGGACGCCGTGCCCACGGCCCGCCCGGCGCGCGGCGCCAAGCGGGCCAAGCGCGAGCAGATCGAGGAAAACCAGGGCGACCTGTTCTGA
- a CDS encoding LysR family transcriptional regulator, which translates to MATPLDLDQLRTFLAIVDTGSFTRAAEEVFKTQSAVSMQVRRLEERLGTDLFERSGRTVKLTEAGGRLLSYARRMLSLSQETLSAFDEQTIEGHVRIGLPDDYAERFLPEIMARFVRSNPRVELQIACETTSSLIEHVDKGHLDVALVCPSKTHAWSEIVRTEPLHFVTSAAHSVHEEPILPLAIGRTDCAWRKQGVDALNSVGRAHRILFTSWSAQIVTSAVLAGLAVSVLPECALRPGMRVLSDAEGFPRLDDAQIAVMRGRNTDSPVIDALVIHIRESLQNLAPSVPPQINSRLPETRMIRSQRLRPGVGVAGW; encoded by the coding sequence GTGGCCACGCCCCTCGACCTCGACCAGCTCCGCACCTTCCTCGCCATCGTCGACACGGGCAGTTTCACCCGCGCGGCCGAGGAAGTGTTCAAGACGCAGTCCGCCGTTTCCATGCAGGTGCGCCGGCTGGAAGAGCGCCTGGGCACGGACCTGTTCGAGCGTTCGGGCCGAACGGTGAAGCTGACGGAGGCGGGCGGCCGGCTCCTCTCCTATGCGAGGAGGATGCTCTCGCTCAGCCAGGAAACCCTGTCGGCCTTCGACGAGCAGACCATCGAGGGTCATGTGCGGATCGGCCTCCCGGACGACTATGCCGAGCGCTTCCTGCCCGAGATCATGGCGCGATTCGTGCGCTCCAACCCGCGCGTCGAACTCCAGATCGCCTGCGAGACGACGTCGAGCCTCATCGAACATGTGGACAAGGGCCATCTCGACGTGGCGCTGGTCTGCCCGTCCAAGACCCATGCCTGGTCGGAGATCGTGCGCACCGAGCCGCTGCATTTCGTCACCTCCGCCGCGCACAGCGTCCACGAAGAGCCGATCCTGCCGCTCGCCATCGGCCGCACGGACTGCGCCTGGCGCAAGCAGGGGGTCGACGCCTTGAACAGCGTCGGCCGCGCCCATCGCATTCTCTTCACCTCCTGGTCGGCGCAGATCGTCACCTCGGCCGTCCTGGCGGGCCTTGCCGTCAGCGTCCTGCCGGAATGCGCGCTGCGGCCGGGCATGCGGGTTCTCAGCGACGCGGAAGGCTTTCCCCGGCTCGATGACGCGCAGATCGCCGTCATGCGCGGGCGCAACACCGACTCGCCGGTGATCGACGCGCTGGTGATCCACATCCGCGAAAGCCTGCAGAATCTGGCGCCCTCCGTTCCCCCGCAGATCAATTCCCGGCTGCCGGAAACGCGGATGATCCGCAGCCAGCGGCTTCGGCCAGGCGTCGGCGTCGCGGGCTGGTAG
- a CDS encoding Na+/H+ antiporter, with product METVTIALVLLLAVVASGLLARILPLPVPRPLFQIALGAAIGLFADIRVTLDPEIFFLLFLPPLLFLDGWRIPPEELVKDRAIIVELALGLVVVTVTGMGFFIHWMIPAVPLAVAFALAAIISPTDPIAVSAIARRVPIPRRMLHILEGESLLNDASGLVCFRFAVAAALTGAFSLREALFSFAWVSVAGVAVGVLVTYAVTRVKDWISDRFGEDTGSQILISLLIPFGSYLLAEHLDASGILAAVAAGLTMSFAETSGRALATTRVRRSTVWDTIQYTANGIIFVLLGEQLPGILARAAETVDITGNRESWWLVLYVVAITAGLAALRFAWVWLSLRLTILRRRGRTTSPSWRIVAAMSFAGVRGAVTLAGVLTLPLTLADGTPFPARDLAIFLAMGVIIASLLAATFVLPLLLNGLELPPEPSRQAEEDAARIAAAEAAIAEIGRFLRAAGERAGDTDLYVAAASEITELYRQRIDRRSGEGDNADMGLRAERIEREMRLAALKAERAELFRKVRRRELGTETARKLVREIDILETRYAG from the coding sequence TTGGAAACCGTCACGATCGCTCTCGTTCTGCTTCTGGCCGTGGTGGCGAGCGGGCTTCTGGCCCGCATCCTGCCGCTGCCCGTGCCCCGGCCTCTGTTCCAGATCGCGCTTGGAGCAGCGATCGGCCTGTTCGCCGATATCCGCGTGACGCTGGATCCCGAGATTTTCTTTCTCCTCTTCCTGCCTCCGCTCCTGTTTCTCGACGGCTGGCGCATCCCGCCTGAGGAACTGGTGAAGGACCGCGCGATCATCGTGGAACTAGCGCTGGGGCTCGTGGTCGTGACGGTGACGGGCATGGGATTCTTCATCCATTGGATGATCCCCGCCGTGCCGCTGGCGGTCGCCTTCGCGCTCGCCGCCATCATCTCGCCGACCGATCCGATCGCCGTTTCGGCCATCGCGCGCCGCGTGCCCATCCCCAGGCGCATGCTCCATATCCTGGAGGGCGAATCGCTCCTGAACGACGCTTCCGGTCTTGTTTGCTTCCGCTTCGCCGTCGCGGCGGCGCTGACCGGCGCCTTCTCGCTGCGCGAGGCGCTTTTCAGCTTCGCCTGGGTGTCGGTGGCCGGGGTCGCCGTCGGCGTTCTCGTCACCTATGCCGTCACCCGCGTCAAGGACTGGATTTCCGACCGCTTCGGCGAGGACACGGGATCGCAGATCCTCATCAGCCTTCTCATTCCCTTCGGCTCCTATCTCCTGGCCGAGCATCTCGACGCCTCCGGCATCCTCGCGGCGGTTGCGGCGGGCCTCACCATGAGCTTTGCCGAAACCTCCGGCCGGGCGCTGGCGACGACGCGCGTGCGCCGCTCCACGGTCTGGGACACGATCCAGTACACCGCCAACGGCATCATCTTCGTGCTGCTCGGCGAGCAACTTCCCGGTATCCTCGCCAGGGCGGCCGAAACGGTCGACATCACCGGCAATCGCGAGTCCTGGTGGCTGGTGCTCTATGTCGTCGCCATCACGGCCGGCCTGGCGGCGCTGCGGTTCGCCTGGGTCTGGCTGTCGCTGCGGCTGACCATCCTGCGCCGTCGCGGGCGCACGACCTCGCCGAGCTGGCGCATCGTCGCCGCCATGTCCTTTGCCGGCGTGCGCGGCGCGGTGACGCTTGCCGGCGTTCTGACCCTGCCGCTGACCCTTGCGGACGGAACGCCCTTTCCCGCGCGCGATCTTGCGATCTTTCTGGCGATGGGCGTTATCATCGCCTCGCTTCTGGCCGCGACCTTCGTTCTGCCGCTGCTTCTCAACGGGCTGGAGCTACCGCCCGAGCCCTCGCGTCAGGCCGAGGAGGATGCCGCGCGCATCGCCGCGGCCGAGGCCGCCATCGCCGAGATCGGTCGTTTCCTGCGCGCGGCGGGCGAGCGGGCGGGCGACACCGATCTCTATGTCGCCGCCGCGTCGGAGATCACCGAGCTTTATCGCCAGCGCATCGACCGGCGCTCGGGCGAGGGCGACAACGCCGATATGGGCCTGCGCGCCGAGCGCATCGAACGCGAGATGCGCCTTGCCGCGCTCAAGGCAGAGCGTGCTGAGCTGTTCCGCAAGGTGCGCAGGCGCGAACTCGGCACGGAAACCGCGCGCAAGCTGGTGCGCGAGATCGACATTCTGGAAACCCGCTACGCCGGCTGA